ACGCGTTGTTCGGCATCGTCCAGGGCAGCACGTTCGAGGCGCTTCGCCACCGTTCGGCCGAGCGCCTGGTGGAAATCGGCTTCGACGGCTACGCGGTGGGAGGCCTGGCGGTCGGTGAGCCGGAGGCCGAGCGCAACCATACCCTCGACGTCACCCTGCCCATGCTGCCGGCCGACCGGCCCCGCTATCTCATGGGGGTGGGCCGTCCCGAGGACATCGTCGAGGCGGTGCGCCGCGGTATCGATATGTTCGACTGCGTGATGCCCACGCGCAACGCGCGCAACGGTTTCCTGTTCACCGACAAGGGCACGTTGCGCATACGTAACGCGAAGTTCGCCACCGATACGCGCGTGATCGAAGAAGGTTGCGACTGCTACGCCTGTGCCAACGGGTTCTCCCGCGCCTATCTGCGCCACCTCGACCGCTGCAACGAGATCCTGGGCAGCCAGCTCGCCACGATGCACAACCTGCGCCACTACCAGCGCCTGATGGCCGGGCTGCGCGGGGCCATCGAAACGGGCACGCTGGACGACTTCGTCGCAGGCTTCTACGAAGCGCGCGCCAGGGGCACCGTCGACGGCTGACGGGCCTTGCGGGCGTTCGCGATCGCCCCCAAAGCCCTGGTGGGACGCGGTTCATAACCGCCGGGGTGCGTGGCATAATCCACGATCTTTTTCCGTGAACGGCCTTTTTTTCTTGGTCGTTCCATGACTTGCGAGAAATCTGATGAGCCTCACGACGATTGCCACCCTTGCGCTGCAAGCCGCCCCCGCCGCCGGTGGCGCCCAGGGCGGTGCCCTCGGCCTGTCGCCCCTGATCATGATGGCGGTGCTGTTCGGCATCTTCTATTTCATGATGATCCGTCCGCAGATGAAGCGTCAGAAGGAGCACCGCGCGCTGCTCTCGGCGCTGGCCAAGGGCGACGAGGTGGTGATGAGCGGTGGCCTAGCCGGCCGCATCGAAGACGTGGGCGAGTCGTTCGTGCGCGTCGAGATCGCCCCGGGCACCGTCGTGCAGGTGCAGAAGGGCGCGATCACCCAGGTGCTGCCCAAGGGCAGCCTGAAGAAGTCGTAAGCACCTCCTACAACCGCGTCTGCCGCGGCCGTCGCACGGCCGCTCCCACGGAATGCCATACACATGAGTGATTTTCCACGCTGGAAATACGCGCTTGTCGTGATCGTGCTGCTGTTCGGCATCGTCTACGCCCTGCCGAACGTCTTCCCGCCGCAGCCCGCGGTGCAGATATCGGGCAATCGCGGCACCACGATCGACGCCGCGCTGAAGGGCAAGGTCGAAGGCCTGCTCGCCACGGCCAAGGTGCCCGCCTCGTCGATCCAGATCGACGACAAGGCCGGCCGCCTGCTGGCCCGCTTCGGCAACGCCGACGCACAGTCCAAGGCGTCCGACGCGCTGCGCGTCGGCCTGGGCGACAACTACACGGTGGCGCTGAACCAGGCCTCGACCGTGCCGGCCTGGCTGCAGTCGCTCGGCGCCAACTCGATGCCGCTCGGCCTCGACCTGCAGGGCGGCGTGCACTTCCTGATGGAAGTCGACCAGAACGCCGTCATCGACACGCAGGAAAACCGCTACACCGACGACATCCGTTCGATGTTGCGCGAGAAGAAGGTCAACTACGATTCGGTCAACCGCAACGCACGCGGCCAGGGCGTCAACGTGGTGCTGCGCACCGACGCCGACCGCCAGCAGGCGGCGTCGCTCATCGGCGCGGACTATCCCGAACTGCAGATCGCCGACGGTCCGTCCAGCGGCAATCGTTTCGTGCTCAACGCCACCATCAAGCCGGCGAAGCTGCGCGAAGTCTCGCAGGGCATGATCACGCAGAACCTCACCACCCTCCGTCAGCGCGTGAACGCGCTGGGCGTGTCCGAGCCGCTCATCCAGCAGCAGGGCACCAGCCAGATCGTGGTCGAACTGGCCGGCGTGCAGGACACCGCCGAGGCCAAGAAGATCATCGGTGCCGTGGCGTCGCTGCAGTACCGTGCCGGCCTCTACACGCCGCAGCAGGCGCTGGACGCCGCGCGCACGAAGAACGTGCCGCCGGACGCCAAGCTCTACTTCGGTCGTGACGGTCGCCCGTACCTGCTCAGCAAGTCGGTGATCGCCACCGGCGACGAACTGGTCGACGCGCAGTCCGGCCGCGATCCGCAGAACGGCACGCCGATGGTGAGCGTCACGCTCAACAGCTCCGGCGCGCGCAAGATGCAGGAATTCACCAACAACAACGTCGGCAAGCCGATGGCGGTGCTCTACACCACGCGCACCACCGAAACCAAGATGGTCGACGGCAAGGAAGTGAAGACGCCGAAGATCGTCGAGGAAGTGATCAACTACGCCAACATCAGCAGTCCGTTCGGCAAGAAGTTCCAGACCAACGGCCTGCCGTCCGATGCCGAGGCCTCCGAGCTCGCCCTGCTGCTTCGCGGCGGTTCGTTCGCGGTGCCCATCGACATCGTCGGCGAAAGCGTCATCGGTCCCAGCCTCGGCGCCGACAACATCGACAAGGGTTTCAAGGCGGTGATGCTCGGCCTGGGCCTCGTGCTCGTGGCCGCGGCCATCTACTACAAGCTCTTCGGCCTCGTGGCCGACATCGCGCTGTTCTTCAACCTCGTGCTGCTCGTGGCCGTGATGTCGATGATCCACGTCACGCTGACCATGCCGGGCATCGCGGGTATCGTGCTTACGCTGGGCATGGCTATCGACGCCAACGTGCTCATCTGCGAACGCATCCGTGAAGAACTGCGCAACGGCTCGTCGCCCCTGGCGTCGATCCGCACCGGTTACGACAAGGCCTGGGCCACCATTCTCGACGCCAACGTCACCCACCTGCTCGCGGCGCTCGGGCTCATGACCATGGGCTCGGGCCCGATCAAGGGCTTCGGCGTCACGCTTTTCATCGGTATCCTCACCTCGATGTTCACGTCGGTGACGGTGACCCATGCCATCACGGCGCTGATCCACGGCGGCCGCAAGCTCAAGACCCTGTCGGTCTGACGGGAGGGACGCCATGGAAATCTTCAACCACAACGCCAATTTCAACTTCCTCGGCCTGCGTCGCTTCAGCATCGGCCTCGCCGCGCTGCTGATCGTCGCTTCGGTGGCACTGATCGGGGCCAAGGGCTTCAATTACGGCCAGGACTTCCTCGGCGGCGTGTCCGTCTCGGTGGCCTTCCAGAATCCGGTCGATACCAACGACGTGCGCGACGCCCTGGAAAAGAGCGGCGTCGAAAACCCGCTGGTGCAGGCCGTGGGCGGTAGCCGCGAGGTGGCCGTGCGCCTGCTGCCGAAGGACGACGCGAAGAACGGTGGCGCGGCCACCGGCGACGAGGCCGCCTCGCGCGTGGCCAAGGACGTCGTCAAGGCGATCCAGGCCGTTCGTCCCGATGCGTCCATGAAGAGCTACTCCTTCGTCGGCCCGCAGGTGGGCGAGGAGCTGCGCAGCGACGGCATCGTCGCGGTGATCTTCGTCATCGTCGGCATCATGGGCTACCTGTGGATCCGCTTCGAGAAGCGCTTCGCCATCGCCGCGCTGCTCACCGAAATCCACGACGTGCTCGTCACCCTGGGTATTTTCGCGCTCACCCAGCGCGAGTTCGACCTCACCGTGCTCGCCTCGGTGCTGGCGGTGGTCGGCTACTCGATCAACGACAAGGTGGTGGTGTTCGACCGCGTGCGCGAACTGTTCCGTTCCAGCCGCAACGCCACGCCGGAGGAAGTGCTCAACCGCTCGATCAACAGCACGCTGTCGCGAACCATCATCACCTCGCTGTTCACGGGCATCACGATGGCCGCGCTCTACTTCATCGGCGGCCCGGTGGTGCACAACTTCGCCATCACGATGCTCATCGGCATCCTGGTCGGTACGTTGTCCTCGATCTTCGTCGCCAGCCCGATCCTCCTGTGGCTGGGCGTGTCCAAGCAGGATCTGATGCCTCGGACGAAGGAAGATCCCGAGCTGGCACGGCGTCCGTAAGTCGCGAAAACCCGCCGAGAGGCGGGTTTTTCGTATGAGGCGAGTCGCGCCGATCGGGCGCTGTCGCGGCTCGAGCAAGCGAAGGCCACCTGCGCAGGCCCTCGGGCCAACCCGTACAATCATCCGGTAAAAAGAAACCCGCCGAAGCGGGTTTCTTCTGGTGTCACACCCCGTCCGTGAGGATCAGTAGTCGTCGCCGTCCTCGGTGGCGCCCTCTGCGTCGTTGGCCAAGGTGACCACGACGTAGGCGGAGCCCACGAAAGACGCGCACAGCCAAGCGTAAGCTATCTGGATGGCGGTGCGCGGGATGGCGGCGGCCACACGCGGCGCGAGGGCGAGGCCGACGATGCCCGCAACGGCGAGCACGGTGGCCACGGCCCACGCCAGGCGCCTGGATGGCGACTCGGTGGTGGCGACGTTCATGGTGTGTTCTTTGCCCCTGTTTTCTGCCCTATGTCGCGACACCGTGAATATGGCGTGATGTCGCTTGGTGTACGAAATACCCTACAAGAACCTGCTGGGCAAGTGCCCAAATGCTGAACGAATTCCTTGACGTAATAAGGGCTTCCGTGCAAAGCACTTTCCAAGTTCAAGACCTGGCTCGTTTTTTTCTTTCGAAGGGCGCTTTTGATGGCTGAAAGATCTTTCCCCGGTTTCACACTCCGCAGCGGCGCGACACGTGAAGGCTCCCGCTACACGGCCCTGGTGGCTTCGCATCCGGACGACGGCAGCTTCCCGAGCTACTTCGCCGTGTACGAGAACCGAAGCTTCCGCAGCGAGGAAGATGCGGCGGCGGCAGCCGAAAAGGCCCTTGGGCTGGTGGTGGGCGTCGAAGAAGACGGTACCCCCGCGTTTGCCGAGGGTGAGACGGGTTTCGACGACGACCGCGCCGCCGACGAATGACGGCGAAGTGGTGGCGAAGGCGCCCGGCTGCCGACATGGCGACGGGGTGGAACCGCCGCCGCATACGGGAAACACCGATGTGAATCCGGCGAAGGAGGCGCCTCTGGCCCGCCCTTGGGCCAAGCCGCGCGTCGCGTGAAAAATGTCGCTTGACAGCTACCCATGTCGCGGCGCGTCATACGCCCTCGGGGGCGATGACGACAGTGGGCGGCCGATGAGCGAAAGGGAAGGGCGGTACCGGCAATTCGTCGAAGCCTCGACCGATTGCATGAAGGAACTCGACCGCGACGGCGTGATCCGCTTCGTCGCCGGCATGGGTTGCCTCGCGCTGGCGCCCGAGGGTGGCGATCGCCTGATCGGCATGCCCTGGCTCGCCCTGTGGCCCGACGAGGCGAGGGACATGGTGTCCCGCGTGCTCCAAAGGGCGGCTGCCGGGGAACGGGTGGATTTCGTCAGCCCGCGACGGACGAGCCTGGGCGCCACCCGTTGGTGGGAGGTGACGGTCGCGCCCGTGGTCGCCGCGGACGCCCTGGATCATTTCATCGTCATCAGTCGCGACGTGACCGAGCGGGTCGAACTGCAGGTCGCGCTCGAGTCGATCAACGAATTGCTGCAGGAGCGCCTGAACGAATCGGTGGCGCGTTCCGCGAACGCGTCCACGCGCTACGGCACCCTGCTCGAAAGGCTCGAAGACGAACACGGCGCGCGCCGCGAGGCGGAACGCCGCGTCGACGGACTGGCCGGCCAGCTGGACATGGCCAACCGGGCCCTCGCGCTGGCCGAGGCCGCCACGCACCAGGCGCAGAAACAACATGCCATCGGCCAACTGGTCAGCGGTATCGCGCACGACTTCAACAACATGCTGCAGACGGTGATCGTCAGCCTGTCGGGACTCCAGGACGCGGCTGACGAACTCACTCCCCACCAGCGCCGCATGCTCAACTACGCCGTCGAAGGGACGCGCCATGCGACCGCGCTCACCCGCCGGCTGCTGGCGTTCGCCCGGAGCCAGCCCGAGCGGGCCGAGCCCATGGACCTGGGCGAGGTGGTGGCGAACTTCGTGGACTTTGCCCGGCACGCCATGAGCGGGCGCGTGGGCATCGAAGTGTTCCGCCAGCCCGGCGACCTGCCGGTCTGGGTCGATCGCCACCACCTGGAACAGGCCCTGATGAACGTCTGCCTCAATGCGCGCGACGCGATGGAGGGCCATGGCGAGATCGTGATCGAGGTGGGCGAGCGCCCCATGGGCGGAATGCGGGAAAGCGTGCGCAACGACCAGGCCGCCGCACAGGTGTTCGTGACCGTTGCCGACCATGGCGGCGGCATGGCCGAGGAAGTGCGCGACCGCCTTTTCGAGCCGTACTTCACCACGAAGGAAGGTGGCTCGGGCCTGGGCCTCGCGCAGGTGTACGGCATGGTGGCGCAGGCGGGCGGCGGGGTGGAAATCGAGAGCGAATCCGGCATCGGTACGAAGGTGCGCCTGGTGTTCCCCCGGTATGCCGGTCCGC
This window of the Luteibacter aegosomatis genome carries:
- the tgt gene encoding tRNA guanosine(34) transglycosylase Tgt yields the protein MTQLPFDLLATDGAARRGRLRFGRGTVETPAFMPVGTYGSVKAMTPRDVLDIGAEIILGNTFHLFLRPGLEIVGEFGGLHKFIGWNKPILTDSGGFQVFSLAHKRKITEEGVTFASPVDGSKVFLSPEESMRIQKVLDSDIAMIFDECTPYPATEKVASESMELSLRWAERSRQAFDDLKNPNALFGIVQGSTFEALRHRSAERLVEIGFDGYAVGGLAVGEPEAERNHTLDVTLPMLPADRPRYLMGVGRPEDIVEAVRRGIDMFDCVMPTRNARNGFLFTDKGTLRIRNAKFATDTRVIEEGCDCYACANGFSRAYLRHLDRCNEILGSQLATMHNLRHYQRLMAGLRGAIETGTLDDFVAGFYEARARGTVDG
- the yajC gene encoding preprotein translocase subunit YajC, whose product is MSLTTIATLALQAAPAAGGAQGGALGLSPLIMMAVLFGIFYFMMIRPQMKRQKEHRALLSALAKGDEVVMSGGLAGRIEDVGESFVRVEIAPGTVVQVQKGAITQVLPKGSLKKS
- the secD gene encoding protein translocase subunit SecD translates to MSDFPRWKYALVVIVLLFGIVYALPNVFPPQPAVQISGNRGTTIDAALKGKVEGLLATAKVPASSIQIDDKAGRLLARFGNADAQSKASDALRVGLGDNYTVALNQASTVPAWLQSLGANSMPLGLDLQGGVHFLMEVDQNAVIDTQENRYTDDIRSMLREKKVNYDSVNRNARGQGVNVVLRTDADRQQAASLIGADYPELQIADGPSSGNRFVLNATIKPAKLREVSQGMITQNLTTLRQRVNALGVSEPLIQQQGTSQIVVELAGVQDTAEAKKIIGAVASLQYRAGLYTPQQALDAARTKNVPPDAKLYFGRDGRPYLLSKSVIATGDELVDAQSGRDPQNGTPMVSVTLNSSGARKMQEFTNNNVGKPMAVLYTTRTTETKMVDGKEVKTPKIVEEVINYANISSPFGKKFQTNGLPSDAEASELALLLRGGSFAVPIDIVGESVIGPSLGADNIDKGFKAVMLGLGLVLVAAAIYYKLFGLVADIALFFNLVLLVAVMSMIHVTLTMPGIAGIVLTLGMAIDANVLICERIREELRNGSSPLASIRTGYDKAWATILDANVTHLLAALGLMTMGSGPIKGFGVTLFIGILTSMFTSVTVTHAITALIHGGRKLKTLSV
- the secF gene encoding protein translocase subunit SecF, with amino-acid sequence MEIFNHNANFNFLGLRRFSIGLAALLIVASVALIGAKGFNYGQDFLGGVSVSVAFQNPVDTNDVRDALEKSGVENPLVQAVGGSREVAVRLLPKDDAKNGGAATGDEAASRVAKDVVKAIQAVRPDASMKSYSFVGPQVGEELRSDGIVAVIFVIVGIMGYLWIRFEKRFAIAALLTEIHDVLVTLGIFALTQREFDLTVLASVLAVVGYSINDKVVVFDRVRELFRSSRNATPEEVLNRSINSTLSRTIITSLFTGITMAALYFIGGPVVHNFAITMLIGILVGTLSSIFVASPILLWLGVSKQDLMPRTKEDPELARRP
- a CDS encoding two-component system sensor histidine kinase NtrB codes for the protein MKELDRDGVIRFVAGMGCLALAPEGGDRLIGMPWLALWPDEARDMVSRVLQRAAAGERVDFVSPRRTSLGATRWWEVTVAPVVAADALDHFIVISRDVTERVELQVALESINELLQERLNESVARSANASTRYGTLLERLEDEHGARREAERRVDGLAGQLDMANRALALAEAATHQAQKQHAIGQLVSGIAHDFNNMLQTVIVSLSGLQDAADELTPHQRRMLNYAVEGTRHATALTRRLLAFARSQPERAEPMDLGEVVANFVDFARHAMSGRVGIEVFRQPGDLPVWVDRHHLEQALMNVCLNARDAMEGHGEIVIEVGERPMGGMRESVRNDQAAAQVFVTVADHGGGMAEEVRDRLFEPYFTTKEGGSGLGLAQVYGMVAQAGGGVEIESESGIGTKVRLVFPRYAGPLD